A DNA window from Hordeum vulgare subsp. vulgare chromosome 1H, MorexV3_pseudomolecules_assembly, whole genome shotgun sequence contains the following coding sequences:
- the LOC123401800 gene encoding putative disease resistance protein At3g14460 yields the protein MYSIGAELLQFMSGVLLKNVLWDKFNHKGRRWTSKVLVTSRSNILPASLYCNKIVPLENMEDAEFLALFKNHAFSGAEVGEHSLRQKLEEIAEKLGTRLGRSPLAAKTVGLQLSRKKDITSWKDALKKDNFSDPTKALLWSYDKLDPHLQRCFLYCSLFPKGHRYDITELVHLWMAEGFIDSCNGNKGVEDIGKDCFSEMVSLSFFQPIDYRCRTTYVMHDLIHDLAQSLSKEHCFRLEDNKVAEIPYTVRHLSVHVESMIQHKQSICELPQLRTIICIDPVIDDISDVFNQILRNSKLRVLYLSFYNSSKLPESIDELKHLRYLNIIDTSISELPSSLCTLYHLQFLKFSIRVKSLPDKLCNLNKLWYLERHGSWIDDDPFNSAVPQVPNIGKLTLLQQLFNFSVEKQKGYELRQLRDMNELGGCLNVTNLENVTAKDEAIESNLHRKTHLESLHLGWIYIDDINVEDSLHLEILECLMPPPRLKGLTIQGYRSAKYPGWFLQDSYFENLETFKLVNCTALERLPTNVELFRNCCSLHLKDMPNLKTLPCLPAGLKMLSITNCPLLIFVSSDEPEQHDQWENIMNREQLVSNLSLISGKSFVSKTSDIIASEFSSLEQLMALMDEDMPRVENIRSITEREEFVIEDGINAWIYCHMERMGLIYGRSIGRPLVPPSELHELTLSSCSITDGALAVCLNGLTLLRTLCLTQIMTLTTLPSQEVLQHLTNLKYLDIKSCWCLKSLGGLRAATSLLEVRLFSCPSLNLARGADEMPLSLAKLKIFWCTVGANFLSTGLPHLRELYIFSCRSSASLSIGHLSSLVSLSLCSLPDLCIVEGLSSLQLHELNLQVVPKLNAKCIAQFRVQKWLLVSSPVILDHMLSAKGFIVPEVLYLFNCKKSSVSFEESANFSSLRDLTLAQCEMRSLPGNLKCLTSLTRLGIMDCPNISSLPDLPSSLQHIFVWGCERLKESCQAPDGESWPKIASIRCKEIK from the exons ATGTACAGTATTGGAGCTGAACTTCTGCAGTTCATGTCTGGAGTTTTGCTGAAG AATGTGTTGTGGGATAAATTTAATCACAAGGGTCGAAGGTGGACAAGCAAAGTTTTGGTGACTTCTCGATCGAATATACTTCCAGCTTCTCTTTACTGCAATAAGATTGTTCCATTGGAGAACATGGAAGACGCCGAGTTCTTGGCACTCTTCAAAAACCATGCCTTTTCTGGTGCAGAAGTCGGAGAACATAGTTTGCGTCAGAAGCTAGAAGAGATTGCAGAGAAGCTTGGTACTAGATTGGGACGATCTCCTTTGGCAGCAAAAACTGTGGGTTTACAGCTGAGCAGGAAAAAGGATATCACTTCATGGAAAGATGCTCTAAAGAAGGACAACTTCAGTGATCCCACGAAAGCTCTGTTGTGGAGTTATGATAagttagatccacatctccagagATGCTTTCTATATTGCAGCTTATTTCCAAAAGGCCATCGTTATGACATCACGGAGTTGGTTCACCTGTGGATGGCAGAGGGATTTATTGATTCGTGCAACGGGAACAAAGGAGTGGAAGATATTGGCAAGGATTGCTTCAGTGAGATGGTCTCACTTTCATTCTTTCAACCAATTGACTATAGATGTCGTACAACCTATGTTATGCATGATCTTATTCATGATTTGGCACAGTCACTCTCTAAAGAGCACTGCTTCAGATTAGAAGATAATAAGGTGGCAGAAATACCATACACTGTCCGACACTTGTCTGTTCATGTTGAGAGTATGATACAGCATAAGCAAAGCATTTGCGAGCTACCTCAGTTACGTACTATTATCTGCATTGACCCAGTTATAGATGATATAAGTGATGTTTTCAATCAGATACTGAGGAATTCGAAGTTGCGTGTACTATATCTGTcattctacaacagtagcaagttgCCAGAATCAATTGATGAGCTGAAGCATCTTAGGTATTTAAACATCATCGACACGTCAATTTCTGAATTGCCAAGCTCATTATGTACTCTTTACCACTTACAGTTCCTTAAGTTCAGTATCAGAGTTAAGAGTTTGCCTGACAAGCTCTGCAATTTAAATAAGCTGTGGTATCTTGAACGGCACGGGAGTTGGATAGATGATGATCCGTTCAACAGTGCTGTGCCTCAAGTTCCCAACATAGGCAAGCTAACTTTGCTCCAACAACTTTTTAACTTTTCTGTGGAAAAGCAGAAGGGATATGAGTTGCGGCAGCTGAGGGACATGAACGAGCTTGGTGGCTGTTTAAATGTTACAAATCTTGAAAATGTCACTGCAAAGGATGAAGCTATAGAGTCCAACCTACACCGGAAAACTCATCTTGAAAGTTTGCACCTTGGCTGGATTTATATAGATGACATAAATGTAGAGGACAGTTTACACTTGGAGATTTTGGAATGCCTGATGCCTCCGCCCCGACTTAAGGGCCTCACAATCCAAGGTTACAGATCGGCGAAATATCCAGGTTGGTTTCTTCAGGATTCATATTTTGAGAATCTGGAAACCTTTAAGCTTGTTAACTGCACTGCATTAGAACGCCTACCAACCAATGTAGAACTCTTCAGGAATTGCTGCTCACTTCACCTCAAGGATATGCCAAACCTAAAGACATTACCTTGTCTTCCAGCAGGTCTTAAAATGTTATCAATTACCAATTGTCCACTGCTTATATTTGTTTCCAGTGATGAACcagagcagcatgatcagtgggaGAATATCATGAATAGAGAGCAATTGGTATCAAACCTTTCTTTGATATCGGGTAAGAGTTTTGTATCAAAAACAAGTGACATAATAGCATCGGAATTTTCATCTCTGGAGCAGTTAATGGCATTGATGGACGAGGATATGCCACGTGTTGAAAACATTAGAAGTATTACAGAAAGAGAGGAATTTGTGATAGAGGATGGCATCAATGCATGGATATATTGCCACATGGAGAGGATGGGACTCATTTATGGAAGAAGCATCGGGCGGCCTCTGGTTCCACCATCAGAACTTCACGAACTCACTCTTTCTTCATGCAGTATTACAGATGGGGCATTAGCTGTTTGCCTTAATGGTCTTACTTTACTGAGAACTTTGTGCTTAACTCAGATCATGACTTTGACTACCCTTCCGTCGCAagaggtcctccaacatttgacaaACCTGAAGTACCTGGATATCAAGTCTTGCTGGTGTCTCAAGTCATTAGGGGGTTTACGAGCTGCTACCTCCCTTTTGGAGGTCAGATTGTTTTCCTGCCCTTCTCTAAACTTGGCACGTGGAGCAGATGAAATGCCATTATCTCTTGCGAAGCTCAAAATATTTTGGTGCACAGTTGGAGCTAATTTTCTCAGTACTGGTCTCCCGCACCTGAGAGAGCTTTACATATTTAGCTGCAGAAGCTCTGCATCCTTGTCGATTGGTCATCTCAGCTCCCTTGTATCATTATCACTATGCAGTCTACCGGATCTATGCATTGTTGAAGGACTGTCTTCCCTACAACTTCACGAGTTAAATTTACAAGTTGTCCCGAAGCTCAACGCGAAATGCATCGCACAGTTTCGGGTGCAGAAATGGCTCCTTGTTAGCAGCCCTGTGATACTCGACCACATGCTCTCGGCTAAAGGTTTTATAGTTCCAGAAGTTCTCTATCTTTTTAATTGCAAGAAGTCATCCGTTTCATTCGAAGAATCTGCAAATTTCTCATCCCTGCGGGACCTGACATTGGCTCAATGTGAAATGAGGTCCTTGCCAGGAAATCTCAAGTGCCTGACTAGTCTGACACGACTTGGTATCATGGACTGTCCCAACATATCATCTTTACCTGATCTGCCATCCTCCCTCCAACATATATTTGTTTGGGGTTGTGAGCGCCTGAAGGAGAGCTGCCAAGCACCTGATGGAGAAAGCTGGCCAAAGATTGCGAGTATCCGCTGCAAGGAAATCAAATGA
- the LOC123449439 gene encoding disease resistance protein RGA2-like, with product MAAVVLAAGLKMVASPILKKLLTEASTYIGVDMASELHELETTIMPQFELMIEAADKGNHRTKLDKWIQDLKQAFLKAEDLLDDHEYSRLERKAKKGKDPLPAHSSTSSTILKPLRAASNRLSNLSSNNRKLIRQLNELKAILAKGKKFHDLLCLPAGNTAEGPGVQADVVPQVTSIPPPKVIGRDKDRDNIINLLTKPIGVEENSAICSGLAIVGAGGMGKSTLAQYVYNDKRVQEHFDVKMWVCISRKLDVDRHTREIIESVVGGECPRVGNLDPLQCKLRGLLQNKKFLLVLDDVWFEESGTEMEWEQLLRPLVCEQTGSKVLVTSRSNILPASLYCNKIVPLENMEDAEFLALFKNHAFSGAEVGEHSLRQKLEEIAEKLGTRLGRSPLAAKTVGLQLSRKKDITSWKDALKKDNLSDPTKALLWSYDKLDPHLQRCFLYCSLYPKGYRYEIRELVHLWIAEGFIDSCNENKRVEDIGRDCFSEMVSVSFFQQVPKRDPRTFYVMHDLIHDLAESLSKEHCFRLEDDKVEAVPRTVRHLSVRVESMIQHKQSICELPQLRTIICIDPVMDDISDVFNQILRNSKLRVLYLSFYNSSKLPESIDELKHLRYLNIIDTSISELPSSLCTLYHLQFLKFSIRVKSLPDKLCNLNKLWYLERHGSWIDDDPFNSAVPQVPNIGKLTLLQQLFNFSVEKQKGYELRQLRDMNELGGCLNVTNLENVTAKDEAIESNLHRKTHLESLHLGWIYMDDINVEDSLHLEILECLMPPPRLKGLTIQGYRSAKYPGWFLQDSYFENLETFKLVNCTALERLPTNVELFRNCCSLHLKDMPNLKTLPCLPAGLKMLSITNCPLLIFVSSDEPEQHDQWENIMNREQLVSNLSLISGKSFVSKTSDIIASEFSSLEQLMALMDEDMPRVENIRSITEREEFVIEDGINAWIYCHMERMGLIYGRSIGRPLVPPSELHELTLSSCSITDGALAVCLNGLTLLRTLCLTQIMTLTTLPSQEVLQHLTNLKYLDIKSCWCLKSLGGLRAATSLLEVRLFSCPSLNLARGADEMPLSLAKLKIFWCTVGANFLSTGLPHLRELYIFSCRSSASLSIGHLSSLVSLSLCSLPDLCIVEGLSSLQLHELNLQVVPKLNAKCIAQFRVQKWLLVSSPVILDHMLSAKGFIVPEVLYLFNCKKSSVSFEESANFSSLRDLTLAQCEMRSLPGNLKCLTSLTRLGIMDCPNISSLPDLPSSLQHIFVWGCERLKESCQAPDGESWPKIASIRCKEIK from the coding sequence ATGGCAGCGGTGGTGTTGGCAGCTGGCTTAAAAATGGTGGCATCGCCGATCCTGAAGAAGCTCCTCACTGAAGCTTCGACATACATTGGGGTTGACATGGCAAGTGAGCTCCATGAACTGGAGACCACCATAATGCCCCAGTTTGAGCTGATGATTGAAGCGGCTGACAAGGGCAACCACAGGACTAAACTGGACAAATGGATCCAAGACCTCAAACAAGCCTTCCTCAAGGCAGAAGATTTGCTGGATGATCATGAGTACAGCCGCCTTGAGCGCAAAGCAAAGAAAGGGAAGGATCCATTGCCAGCACATTCCTCCACCAGCAGCACTATTTTGAAGCCTCTGCGTGCTGCGTCCAACCGGTTGTCCAATCTGTCCTCCAACAACAGGAAGCTAATTCGCCAGCTGAATGAACTGAAGGCCATTCTggcgaaaggcaagaagttccatGATCTTCTTTGCTTACCAGCTGGTAACACCGCAGAGGGCCCTGGTGTACAAGCAGACGTTGTTCCTCAGGTCACATCAATTCCACCTCCAAAAGTAATAGGTCGTGACAAGGATCGCGACAATATTATAAACCTGCTTACCAAGCCGATTGGTGTTGAGGAAAATTCAGCTATATGTTCGGGTTTGGCCATCGTTGGAGCAGGAGGCATGGGAAAATCCACCTTGGCACAGTATGTTTACAATGACAAGAGGGTACAAGAACATTTTGATGTCAAGATGTGGGTGTGCATCTCACGCAAACTTGATGTCGACCGTCATACACGGGAGATTATTGAGTCTGTGGTGGGGGGTGAATGCCCACGTGTTGGTAATCTTGATCCTCTCCAGTGCAAATTAAGGGGCTTACTGCAAAACAAGAAATTCCTGCTTGTACTGGATGATGTTTGGTTTGAAGAATCTGGCACTGAGATGGAATGGGAGCAACTCCTGCGTCCATTAGTTTGTGAGCAGACCGGAAGCAAAGTTTTGGTGACTTCTCGATCGAATATACTTCCAGCTTCTCTTTACTGCAATAAGATTGTTCCATTGGAGAACATGGAAGATGCCGAGTTCTTGGCACTCTTCAAAAACCATGCCTTTTCTGGTGCAGAAGTCGGAGAACATAGTTTGCGTCAGAAGCTAGAAGAGATTGCAGAGAAGCTTGGTACTAGATTGGGACGATCTCCTTTGGCAGCAAAAACTGTGGGTTTACAGCTGAGCAGGAAAAAGGATATCACTTCATGGAAAGATGCTCTAAAGAAGGACAACTTAAGTGATCCCACGAAAGCTCTGTTGTGGAGTTATGATAAGTTAGATCCACATCTGCAGAGATGCTTCCTATATTGCAGCTTATATCCAAAAGGCTATCGATATGAAATAAGGGAGTTGGTTCACCTGTGGATAGCAGAGGGATTTATTGATTCGTgcaacgagaacaaaagagtGGAAGATATTGGAAGAGATTGCTTCAGTGAGATGGTCTCTGTTTCATTCTTTCAACAAGTTCCCAAGAGAGACCCTCGTACATTCTATGTTATGCATGATCTTATTCATGATTTGGCAGAGTCACTCTCTAAAGAACACTGCTTCAGATTAGAGGATGATAAGGTGGAGGCAGTACCACGCACTGTTCGACACTTATCTGTTCGTGTTGAGAGTATGATACAGCACAAGCAAAGCATTTGCGAGCTACCTCAGTTACGTACTATTATCTGCATTGACCCAGTTATGGATGATATAAGTGATGTTTTCAATCAGATACTGAGGAATTCGAAGTTGCGTGTACTATATCTGTcattctacaacagtagcaagttgCCAGAATCAATTGATGAGCTGAAGCATCTTAGGTATTTAAACATCATCGACACGTCAATTTCTGAATTGCCAAGCTCATTATGTACTCTTTACCACTTACAGTTCCTTAAGTTCAGTATCAGAGTTAAGAGTTTGCCTGACAAGCTCTGCAATTTAAATAAGCTGTGGTATCTTGAACGGCACGGGAGTTGGATAGATGATGATCCGTTCAACAGTGCTGTGCCTCAAGTTCCCAACATAGGCAAGCTAACTTTGCTCCAACAACTTTTTAACTTTTCTGTGGAAAAGCAGAAGGGATATGAGTTGCGGCAGCTGAGGGACATGAACGAGCTTGGTGGCTGTTTAAATGTTACAAATCTTGAAAATGTCACTGCAAAGGATGAAGCTATAGAGTCCAACCTACACCGGAAAACTCATCTTGAAAGTTTGCACCTTGGCTGGATTTATATGGATGACATAAATGTAGAGGACAGTTTACACTTGGAGATTTTGGAATGCCTGATGCCTCCGCCCCGACTTAAGGGCCTCACAATCCAAGGTTACAGATCGGCGAAATATCCAGGTTGGTTTCTTCAGGATTCATATTTTGAGAATCTGGAAACCTTTAAGCTTGTTAACTGCACTGCATTAGAACGCCTACCAACCAATGTAGAACTCTTCAGGAATTGCTGCTCACTTCACCTCAAGGATATGCCAAACCTAAAGACATTACCTTGTCTTCCAGCAGGTCTTAAAATGTTATCAATTACCAATTGTCCACTGCTTATATTTGTTTCCAGTGATGAACcagagcagcatgatcagtgggaGAATATCATGAATAGAGAGCAATTGGTATCAAACCTTTCTTTGATATCGGGTAAGAGTTTTGTATCAAAAACAAGTGACATAATAGCATCGGAATTTTCATCTCTGGAGCAGTTAATGGCATTGATGGACGAGGATATGCCACGTGTTGAAAACATTAGAAGTATTACAGAAAGAGAGGAATTTGTGATAGAGGATGGCATCAATGCATGGATATATTGCCACATGGAGAGGATGGGACTCATTTATGGAAGAAGCATCGGGCGGCCTCTGGTTCCACCATCAGAACTTCACGAACTCACTCTTTCTTCATGCAGTATTACAGATGGGGCATTAGCTGTTTGCCTTAATGGTCTTACTTTACTGAGAACTTTGTGCTTAACTCAGATCATGACTTTGACTACCCTTCCGTCGCAagaggtcctccaacatttgacaaACCTGAAGTACCTGGATATCAAGTCTTGCTGGTGTCTCAAGTCATTAGGGGGTTTACGAGCTGCTACCTCCCTTTTGGAGGTCAGATTGTTTTCCTGCCCTTCTCTAAACTTGGCACGTGGAGCAGATGAAATGCCATTATCTCTTGCGAAGCTCAAAATATTTTGGTGCACAGTTGGAGCTAATTTTCTCAGTACTGGTCTCCCGCACCTGAGAGAGCTTTACATATTTAGCTGCAGAAGCTCTGCATCCTTGTCGATTGGTCATCTCAGCTCCCTTGTATCATTATCACTATGCAGTCTACCGGATCTATGCATTGTTGAAGGACTGTCTTCCCTACAACTTCACGAGTTAAATTTACAAGTTGTCCCGAAGCTCAACGCGAAATGCATCGCACAGTTTCGGGTGCAGAAATGGCTCCTTGTTAGCAGCCCTGTGATACTCGACCACATGCTCTCGGCTAAAGGTTTTATAGTTCCAGAAGTTCTCTATCTTTTTAATTGCAAGAAGTCATCCGTTTCATTCGAAGAATCTGCAAATTTCTCATCCCTGCGGGACCTGACATTGGCTCAATGTGAAATGAGGTCCTTGCCAGGAAATCTCAAGTGCCTGACTAGTCTGACACGACTTGGTATCATGGACTGTCCCAACATATCATCTTTACCTGATCTGCCATCCTCCCTCCAACATATATTTGTTTGGGGTTGTGAGCGCCTGAAGGAGAGCTGCCAAGCACCTGATGGAGAAAGCTGGCCAAAGATTGCGAGTATCCGCTGCAAGGAAATCAAATGA